One window from the genome of Oryza glaberrima chromosome 3, OglaRS2, whole genome shotgun sequence encodes:
- the LOC127767552 gene encoding branched-chain-amino-acid aminotransferase-like protein 1 isoform X1, which translates to MPPPPPEPEPEPVVIHAWSAPRSLSTSLMYSFAQRDDMEVLDEPLYANFLRVTGVDRPYREELLSNMDPDGNKVISEVIFGPGKRKYRYCKHIAKQRLPNLSSDLMKKGKHFILIRNPLNILPSFDKVVPPSFFELGIAELVSIYSELCELGSPPPVIDADDLQRDPEAVLSGLCEDLGIPYQPQMLQWEAGPKDFDGIWAPWWYRSVHKSTGFSMPRRYPLTFPFALYDLLEQSLPFYNVLKRHVSKTIGSPQPTLPDPPLPVPENKKILVWVGDELLPRDSAKVSVFDSVVQGGDAVWEGLRIYDGKVFKLDEHLDRLFDSAKAMAFSNVPSRDWIKDAIFRTLNANGMFNNAHIRLTLTRGKKVTSGMSPAFNLYGCTLIVLAEWKPPVYDNSHGIKLVTATTRRNSPNSIDSKIHHNNLINNILAKIEGNLAQAEDAIMLDKDGFVSETNATNIFMVKKGIVLTPHAEYCLPGITRATVMDLVVKESLVLHERRISLSEFHAADEVWTTGTMGEITPVVMIDGREIGDGKIGPVTRQIQNAYKVITAGSGVTIPRNADE; encoded by the exons atgccgccgccgccgccggagccggagccggagccggtgGTGATCCACGCGTGGTCGGCGCCGCGCTCCCTCAGCACCAGCCTCATGTACTCCTTCGCCCAG AGGGATGACATGGAGGTGCTCGACGAGCCGCTCTACGCTAATTTCCTGCGCGTCACCGGCGTCGACAGGCCGTATCGCGAGGAGCTTCTGTCTAACATG GATCCTGATGGTAACAAAGTTATCAGTGAAGTCATTTTTGGGCCAGGGAAGAGAAAATATCGTTACTGCAAg CACATTGCAAAGCAGCGCCTCCCTAACCTGTCAAGTGACCTGatgaaaaagggaaaacatTTCATATTGATACGCAACCCTCTAAATATCCTG CCATCATTTGATAAAGTCGTCCCACCATCATTCTTTGAGCTCGGCATAGCGGAACTTGTCTCGATATACAGTGAATTGTGTGAGCTTGGGAGCCCTCCGCCTGTGATAGATGCAGACGATCTACAACGGGATCCTGAG GCTGTCTTGAGTGGACTATGTGAGGATCTAGGTATTCCTTATCAGCCACAAATGCTCCA ATGGGAAGCTGGCCCCAAGGACTTTGATGGTATTTGGGCTCCCTGGTGGTATAGGAGTGTACACAAGTCTACTGGTTTCTCTATGCCACGCCGTTATCCTTTG ACTTTTCCATTTGCTTTGTATGATCTACTTGAACAAAGCTTGCCATTTTACAACGTGCTGAAACGCCATGTAAGCAAAACCATAGGATCCCCGCAACCAACATTACCTGATCCTCCTCTTCCAGTacctgaaaataaaaaaattcttgtTTGGGTTGGAGATGAGCTTTTGCCCCGTGATAGTGCAAAG GTTTCAGTATTTGATTCAGTTGTACAAGGAGGGGATGCTGTGTGGGAAGGATTACGTATATACGATGGGAAAGTGTTCAAACTTGATGAACACTTGGATAG GTTGTTTGATTCTGCAAAAGCTATGGCCTTCAGCAATGTGCCTAGTCGTGATTGG ATTAAGGATGCCATCTTTAGGACTCTCAATGCAAATGGAATGTTCAATAATGCTCATATAAGGCTTACACTCACCCGTGGGAAGAAG GTGACATCTGGAATGAGTCCAGCTTTCAACCTCTATGGATGCACCTTGATAG TGCTTGCAGAGTGGAAACCACCAGTTTATGATAACTCGCATGGAATAAAGTTGGTAACTGCCACCACGCGGCGTAATTCTCCGAAT AGCATAGATTCAAAGATACATCACAACAATCTTATCAACAATATTCTGGCGAAG ATAGAGGGTAACCTTGCACAGGCTGAGGATGCCATCATGCTAGATAAAGATGGTTTTGTATCAGAAACAAATGCAACAAACATT TTTATGGTTAAGAAGGGCATTGTGTTGACACCTCATGCTGAGTACTGCCTTCCAGGCATTACGCGTGCAACT GTCATGGATCTTGTGGTAAAAGAGAGCCTGGTGTTACATGAACGTCGCATTAGTTTATCAGAATTTCATGCTGCAGACGAG GTATGGACTACTGGAACGATGGGTGAAATCACACCG GTCGTAATGATTGATGGTCGTGAAATTGGTGACGGGAAAATAGGTCCGGTCACAAGACAAATCCAGAATGCATACAAAGTCATAACTGCAGGTTCTGGAGTAACAATACCCAGAAATGCCGATGAATAA
- the LOC127767403 gene encoding uncharacterized protein LOC127767403 encodes MDQLVNFIIRPPRAEYSPNDDLLEQEFMLKGRWFQRKDLEVVNGQGKKLQCSHYMPVVIPEGKALPCVIYCHGNSGCRADASEAAIILLPSNITVFTLDFSGSGLSEGEHVTLGWNEREDLKAVVNHLRTDGNISCIGLWGRSMGAVTSLMYGAEDPSIAGMVLDSPFSNLVDLMMELVDTYKYPLPKFTVKLAIQHMRKVVKRKASFDIMELDTIQVAKRCFVPALFGHATEDDFILPHHSDKIYESYVGDKNIIKFDGDHNSPRPQFYFDSITIFFHNVLNPPDVPDDHYFLTPHGSLGQGHWDTEHDIEYRFAQSPTARTATTEDAIAQLRSRRLMSRMEVPTGATAEDRADRNEVMDSDNGPSSSSVSTATPPNGRNGRLLTPTSDDGEYVEYSFDSLSDMPYTEEDEDRMLMQAIMESLKDLELSNTKAAQSAASDAACKENKEENGCNGATVTVLEPDASSTSARPTPTDAPGKDVTTCSTKAKSPEVQSASNHTTNNAASANTSSSLESNASTHVTNGKSTSSESQKPTQNANGEDGTRATLVVQKSRTGSLMDGLTHKWGSLFKNND; translated from the exons atGGACCAGCTCGTCAATTTCATCATCCGCCCGCCCAG AGCTGAGTACAGTCCAAATGATGATCTATTGGAGCAGGAATTCATGTTGAAAGGAAGATGGTTTCAGAGGAAGGATTTGGAG GTTGTAAATGGCCAGGGCAAGAAATTGCAATGTAGCCACTACATGCCTGTTGTGATTCCTGAAGGAAAAGCTCTTCCTTGTGTTATATACTGTCATGGAAACAG tgGATGCAGAGCCGATGCTAGTGAAGCCGCAATTATTCTTCTACCATCAAATATTACAGTCTTTACACTGGACTTTTCAGGGTCTGGACTCTCTGAAGGAGAACATGTTACATTAGGCTGGAATGAA AGAGAAGATCTGAAAGCTGTTGTCAATCATTTGCGGACAGATGGGAACATATCTTGTATTGGTCTGTGGGGCCGCTCAATGGGTGCAGTAACAAG TCTGATGTATGGAGCAGAGGATCCATCAATTGCTGGAATGGTTCTTGACAGTCCATTTTCTAACCTGGTTGACTTGATGATGGAACTAGTGGATACATATAAATATCCGCTACCAAAATTCACG GTGAAACTAGCAATACAACATATGCGAAAGGTTGTCAAGAGAAAAGCCAGCTTTGACATCATGGAACTTGATACCATTCAG GTAGCAAAGcggtgctttgttcctgctttgTTTGGACATGCGACTGAAGATGATTTTATACTGCCCCATCATTCAGACAAAATCTATGAATCCTATGTT GGAGACAAAAACATTATTAAATTCGATGGGGATCACAATTCACCCCGTCCACAATTTTACTTTGATTCCATAACAATATTTTTCCATAATGTGCTAAACCCTCCTGATGTTCCTGATGACCATTATTTCCTGACACCTCATGGAAGCCTTGGTCAG GGTCATTGGGATACAGAACATGACATAGAGTATAGGTTCGCTCAATCACCAACAG CCCGCACAGCTACCACAGAAGATGCCATTGCGCAGTTACGTTCTAGAAGGCTCATGAGTAGAATGGAG GTCCCAACTGGTGCCACTGCAGAAGACAGGGCTGACAGAAATGAG GTAATGGACAGTGATAATGGTCCTTCCTCTTCTAGTGTATCTACTGCAACTCCTCCTAATGGCCGCAATGGAAGGCTCCTGACTCCAACCTCTGATGATGGCGAGTATGTGGAGTACTCATTTGATAGTCTATCAGATATGCCCTACACTGAGGAAGATGAGGATAGA ATGCTAATGCAAGCAATTATGGAGTCCTTGAAGGATCTTGAACTGTCAAATACAAAAGCTGCGCAATCTGCCGCATCTGATGCTGCAtgcaaagaaaataaagaagaaaatggTTGCAATGGTGCAACCGTGACAGTATTGGAGCCAGATGCATCTTCCACCTCGGCGCGTCCCACTCCCACAGATGCTCCTGGCAAGGATGTAACAACCTGCAGTACTAAAGCAAAGTCACCTGAAGTGCAAAGTGCAAGCAACCACACCACAAACAACGCCGCTTCTGCGAACACCTCTAGTTCCTTAGAGTCCAATGCATCAACCCATGTTACGAACGGAAAATCCACCTCGTCGGAATCTCAGAAACCAACACAGAACGCCAATGGGGAGGATGGTACAAGAGCAACCCTGGTGGTACAGAAGAGCCGGACAGGCAGCCTAATGGATGGACTGACGCACAAATGGGGTTCCTTGTTCAAGAACAATGACTAA
- the LOC127767552 gene encoding branched-chain-amino-acid aminotransferase-like protein 1 isoform X2, with protein MKKGKHFILIRNPLNILPSFDKVVPPSFFELGIAELVSIYSELCELGSPPPVIDADDLQRDPEAVLSGLCEDLGIPYQPQMLQWEAGPKDFDGIWAPWWYRSVHKSTGFSMPRRYPLTFPFALYDLLEQSLPFYNVLKRHVSKTIGSPQPTLPDPPLPVPENKKILVWVGDELLPRDSAKVSVFDSVVQGGDAVWEGLRIYDGKVFKLDEHLDRLFDSAKAMAFSNVPSRDWIKDAIFRTLNANGMFNNAHIRLTLTRGKKVTSGMSPAFNLYGCTLIVLAEWKPPVYDNSHGIKLVTATTRRNSPNSIDSKIHHNNLINNILAKIEGNLAQAEDAIMLDKDGFVSETNATNIFMVKKGIVLTPHAEYCLPGITRATVMDLVVKESLVLHERRISLSEFHAADEVWTTGTMGEITPVVMIDGREIGDGKIGPVTRQIQNAYKVITAGSGVTIPRNADE; from the exons atgaaaaagggaaaacatTTCATATTGATACGCAACCCTCTAAATATCCTG CCATCATTTGATAAAGTCGTCCCACCATCATTCTTTGAGCTCGGCATAGCGGAACTTGTCTCGATATACAGTGAATTGTGTGAGCTTGGGAGCCCTCCGCCTGTGATAGATGCAGACGATCTACAACGGGATCCTGAG GCTGTCTTGAGTGGACTATGTGAGGATCTAGGTATTCCTTATCAGCCACAAATGCTCCA ATGGGAAGCTGGCCCCAAGGACTTTGATGGTATTTGGGCTCCCTGGTGGTATAGGAGTGTACACAAGTCTACTGGTTTCTCTATGCCACGCCGTTATCCTTTG ACTTTTCCATTTGCTTTGTATGATCTACTTGAACAAAGCTTGCCATTTTACAACGTGCTGAAACGCCATGTAAGCAAAACCATAGGATCCCCGCAACCAACATTACCTGATCCTCCTCTTCCAGTacctgaaaataaaaaaattcttgtTTGGGTTGGAGATGAGCTTTTGCCCCGTGATAGTGCAAAG GTTTCAGTATTTGATTCAGTTGTACAAGGAGGGGATGCTGTGTGGGAAGGATTACGTATATACGATGGGAAAGTGTTCAAACTTGATGAACACTTGGATAG GTTGTTTGATTCTGCAAAAGCTATGGCCTTCAGCAATGTGCCTAGTCGTGATTGG ATTAAGGATGCCATCTTTAGGACTCTCAATGCAAATGGAATGTTCAATAATGCTCATATAAGGCTTACACTCACCCGTGGGAAGAAG GTGACATCTGGAATGAGTCCAGCTTTCAACCTCTATGGATGCACCTTGATAG TGCTTGCAGAGTGGAAACCACCAGTTTATGATAACTCGCATGGAATAAAGTTGGTAACTGCCACCACGCGGCGTAATTCTCCGAAT AGCATAGATTCAAAGATACATCACAACAATCTTATCAACAATATTCTGGCGAAG ATAGAGGGTAACCTTGCACAGGCTGAGGATGCCATCATGCTAGATAAAGATGGTTTTGTATCAGAAACAAATGCAACAAACATT TTTATGGTTAAGAAGGGCATTGTGTTGACACCTCATGCTGAGTACTGCCTTCCAGGCATTACGCGTGCAACT GTCATGGATCTTGTGGTAAAAGAGAGCCTGGTGTTACATGAACGTCGCATTAGTTTATCAGAATTTCATGCTGCAGACGAG GTATGGACTACTGGAACGATGGGTGAAATCACACCG GTCGTAATGATTGATGGTCGTGAAATTGGTGACGGGAAAATAGGTCCGGTCACAAGACAAATCCAGAATGCATACAAAGTCATAACTGCAGGTTCTGGAGTAACAATACCCAGAAATGCCGATGAATAA
- the LOC127765280 gene encoding probable galacturonosyltransferase-like 4, with the protein MARCGSAIAAVAALLVLFGGHAAARIRVEHSGMVIRRPSSSIPSFREAPAFRNGEECGGGGRVDVAMTLDANYLRGTMAGVLSILQHTACPESVSFHFLAAGMDADLAAAVRATFPYLDLRVYRFDPSRVRGRISRSIRHALDQPLNYARIYLADTLPPDVRRVIYLDSDVVVVDDIRALASVDLGGHVVGAPEYCHANFTNYFTDAFWSDPALNGTFAGRRPCYFNTGVMVMDVGKWRAGGYTRRVERWMEVQKQTRIYHLGSLPPFLLVLAGDIQAVDHRWNQHGLGGDNVKGRCRGLHPGPISLLHWSGKGKPWIRLDARRPCAVDYLWAPYDLFRPSSPVLEE; encoded by the coding sequence ATGGCGCGCTGCGggagcgccatcgccgccgtcgcggcgctgcTCGTCCTGTTCGGCGGGCACGCGGCCGCGCGCATCCGGGTGGAGCACTCCGGGATGGTGATccggcggccgtcgtcgtccatcccGAGCTTCCGGGAGGCCCCCGCGTTCCGCAacggcgaggagtgcggcggcggggggagggtGGACGTGGCCATGACGTTGGACGCCAACTACCTCCGGGGCACCATGGCCGGCGTGCTGTCCATCCTGCAGCACACGGCGTGCCCGGAGAGCGTGTCGTTCCACTTCCTCGCGGCCGGGATGGACGCCgacctcgcggcggcggtgcgcgccACGTTCCCGTACCTGGACCTCCGCGTGTACCGCTTCGACCCGTCCCGCGTCCGCGGCCGCATCTCCCGCTCCATCCGCCACGCGCTCGACCAGCCGCTCAACTACGCGCGCATCTACCTCGCCGACACGCTCCCGCCCGACGTGCGCCGCGTCATCTACCTCGACTCCGACGTGGTGGTCGTCGACGACATCCGCGCGCTGGCGTCCGTCGACCTCGGCGGCCACGTCGTCGGCGCGCCCGAGTACTGCCACGCCAACTTCACCAACTACTTCACCGACGCGTTCTGGTCGGACCCGGCGCTCAACGGCAcgttcgccggccgccgcccgtgcTACTTCAACACCGGCGTCATGGTCATGGACGTCGGCAAGTGGCGCGCCGGCGGCTACACCCGCCGCGTCGAGCGGTGGATGGAGGTGCAGAAGCAGACGCGGATCTACCACCTCGGCTCGCTGCCGCCGTTCCTCCTCGTGCTCGCCGGTGACATCCAGGCCGTCGACCACCGCTGGAACCAGCACGGCCTCGGCGGCGACAACGTCAAGGGGCGGTGCCGTGGCCTCCACCCGGGGCCCATCAGCCTCCTCCATTGGAGCGGCAAGGGGAAGCCATGGATCCGGCTCGACGCGCGGCGCCCGTGCGCCGTCGACTACCTCTGGGCGCCGTACGACCTCTTCCGGCCATCGTCGCCGGTGCTCGAGgagtga
- the LOC127769052 gene encoding adenylate isopentenyltransferase 3, chloroplastic-like: MEHCNGIAAVGRWLSTKPKVIFVLGATATGKSKLAIRLAARFDGEVINSDKIQAHDGFPVITNKVTDEERAGVAHHLLGGVSPDADFTAEDFRREAAAAVARVHAAGRLPVVAGGSNTYVEALVAGGGGAFLAAYDCLFLWTDVAPDLLRWYTAARVDDMVRRGLVGEARAGFDAGADYTRGVRRAIGLPEMHGYLLAEREGGAGAEDDDDLLAGMLEAAVREIKDNTFRLTVSQVAKIRRLSALPGWDVRRVDATAVVARMAEGAPHGETWREVVWEPCEEMVSRFLETPAAAAAVVANGKVDVNVGDAAAGVPQAAAAAAVAAGVV, translated from the coding sequence ATGGAGCACTGCAATGGCATCGCCGCCGTTGGGCGCTGGTTGTCCACCAAGCCCAAGGTTATCTTCGTgctcggcgccaccgccaccggcaaGTCCAAGCTCGCcatccgcctcgccgcgcgcttCGACGGCGAGGTCATCAACTCCGACAAGATCCAGGCGCACGACGGCTTCCCGGTCATCACCAACAAGGTCACCGACGAGGAGCGTGCCGGCGTCGCGCACCACCTCCTCGGCGGTGTCAGCCCCGACGCCGACTTCACCGCGGAGGACTTCCGCcgcgaggcggccgccgccgtcgcccgcgtccacgcggccggccgcctccccgtcgtcgccggcgggtcGAACACCTACGTCGAGGCgctcgtggccggcggcggcggcgcgttccTCGCGGCGTACGACTGCCTCTTCCTGTGGACCGACGTCGCGCCGGACCTGCTGCGGTGGTACACGGCAGCGCGCGTGGACGACATGGTGCGGCGCGGGCTGGTGGGCGAGGCCCGCGCCGGGTTCGACGCCGGGGCGGACTACACCCGCGGCGTGCGCCGCGCCATCGGGCTACCCGAGATGCACGGCTACCTGCTGGCGGagcgcgagggcggcgccggcgccgaggacgacgacgacctcctcgccggcatGCTCGAGGCCGCCGTGCGCGAGATCAAGGACAACACGTTCCGCCTCACCGTGTCGCAGGTGGCCAAGATCCGGCGCCTCAGCGCGCTGCCCGGGTGGGACGTCCGGCGCGTggacgcgacggcggtggtggcgcgcaTGGCGGAGGGCGCGCCCCACGGCGAGACGTGGAGGGAGGTGGTGTGGGAGCCGTGCGAGGAGATGGTCAGCCGCTTCCTCgagacgcccgccgccgccgccgccgtcgttgccaaCGGAAAAGTCGACGTGAAcgtcggcgacgcggccgccggcgtgcctcaggctgccgccgccgccgccgttgcggcGGGTGTGGTCTAA